A window from Candidatus Nitrospira neomarina encodes these proteins:
- a CDS encoding DUF3313 domain-containing protein gives MGDDIKASDCRSGKPGFRQVVRLKRLGFPIVLTIVLVVAGCAQTEQAGNVQTSGFIRDYSLLQKGEEGEALLVYKNPQADFSTYRTLYVDPVTVLLSKQSSVPQEQLHKLGGDLRSKMIWALKEDFLVVPKLVPGALRLELALTEAVPADVGMDIFTTLVPPAGVISAATELATGTQAFVGRATVEGKLTDGDTGTLLAAAVDRRMGGRTLDGSMDSWDDVQQAFQYWATRLSQRFRDWRATKEVFPRSP, from the coding sequence ATGGGTGACGACATAAAAGCCTCCGATTGCCGCAGCGGAAAGCCGGGATTCAGGCAGGTTGTCCGGCTTAAAAGACTCGGATTTCCAATCGTCCTCACGATCGTACTCGTTGTTGCAGGATGCGCGCAGACCGAACAGGCTGGAAACGTGCAGACTTCAGGATTTATCAGAGATTATTCCCTTCTCCAAAAGGGAGAAGAGGGGGAAGCGCTTCTCGTGTACAAGAATCCTCAGGCTGATTTTTCCACCTATCGCACGTTATACGTGGACCCGGTGACCGTCTTATTGTCAAAGCAATCTTCGGTTCCCCAAGAACAATTACACAAACTGGGTGGAGATCTTCGTTCAAAGATGATCTGGGCACTCAAAGAAGATTTTCTTGTCGTTCCTAAATTAGTACCCGGAGCATTACGTTTAGAGCTGGCCTTGACCGAAGCCGTACCAGCCGATGTCGGCATGGATATTTTCACCACTCTTGTCCCACCGGCTGGTGTGATATCGGCCGCCACGGAACTTGCCACGGGCACACAGGCTTTTGTGGGGCGGGCCACTGTTGAAGGAAAATTAACCGATGGAGATACCGGCACCCTGCTGGCGGCAGCCGTCGATCGTCGAATGGGAGGTCGAACGCTGGATGGCTCAATGGATTCATGGGATGATGTTCAGCAGGCCTTTCAGTACTGGGCCACCAGATTGTCCCAACGGTTTCGTGATTGGCGGGCAACGAAAGAGGTCTTTCCTCGGTCACCATGA
- a CDS encoding lipid-binding SYLF domain-containing protein encodes MSHSSRLFPIILVWGMLCLALVIPTSGWAQNASEEEFLVDKARFTLENFLADPDMQWFRDYMKDARGILIVPQFIKGAFFIGGSGGTGVLIARDEKTNEWSYPAFFTLGGASFGFQFGGQASEVVLLVMTQKGIDSLMSTTLKLGADASVAVGPIGRGVEGSTAPNLSADLLSFSKAKGLFAGISLEGAVVAARDALNTNYYTTPTKTIDILVRRSVSNPQANPLLEVVKKATKGNS; translated from the coding sequence ATGAGTCATTCTTCGCGGCTGTTCCCGATAATTCTTGTCTGGGGCATGTTATGTCTGGCATTAGTCATTCCGACTTCGGGTTGGGCACAGAATGCTTCTGAAGAAGAGTTCCTGGTGGATAAAGCTCGTTTTACCCTGGAGAATTTTCTTGCGGATCCCGACATGCAGTGGTTCCGGGATTATATGAAGGACGCCCGGGGCATTTTAATTGTTCCCCAATTTATCAAAGGGGCCTTTTTTATCGGCGGGTCGGGGGGAACCGGTGTGTTGATCGCTCGTGATGAAAAAACCAACGAATGGAGCTATCCTGCCTTTTTTACCCTGGGTGGTGCCAGTTTCGGATTCCAATTCGGCGGACAGGCTTCGGAAGTCGTGTTGTTGGTCATGACGCAAAAGGGCATCGATTCCCTGATGAGTACGACCCTAAAATTGGGTGCCGATGCTTCCGTAGCGGTTGGTCCAATCGGGAGAGGGGTTGAGGGATCGACGGCGCCGAATTTGAGTGCGGATCTCTTATCCTTTTCCAAGGCAAAGGGATTGTTTGCCGGCATTTCACTCGAAGGGGCCGTTGTCGCCGCACGGGACGCGTTAAATACCAATTATTACACAACACCAACCAAAACGATCGATATCCTGGTGCGGCGTAGTGTGAGTAATCCCCAGGCCAATCCTTTGCTCGAAGTGGTCAAGAAGGCGACTAAAGGAAACAGTTAA
- a CDS encoding fatty acid cis/trans isomerase: MNTRPYAQIMSTLLLTIIGGGCTLLVGLHLDQQFGESSPQNRLNTTPGVEIRTVQYVEDVKPILEARCIVCHGCYDAPCQLDLSAPEGIERGANKNLVYHAGRLLAMEPTRLFVDAQSPAEWREKQFYPVLNERVQTKEANLNGGLMAKMLELKRQHPLPTVSPLPAGFDFSLERAQYCPTVEEFDDFAETHPLWGMPYGLPDLSDREYGTLRTWLEEGATYEAPPPIGASLLEYISKWETFFNGNSRKEQLMSRYLYEHLFLAHLYFENDSSGLFFRLVRSTTPPGRPIDSIATRRPYDDPEVARIYYRFEPVRTTILAKTHMPYVLNTQRMERYHTLFLAPEYDVPTLPSYDPEASANPFETFVRLPVKSRYQFLLDEAEFTIMSFIKGPVCRGQIALNVINEHFWIVFGNPESPALAQNSKFLEKEQRNLRMPTEQQSNAGALKNWLEYSQLEKNYFAGKVEYLRQHLSTPEEISLDLIWDGDGRNANAALTVFRHLDNATVVKGFVGDEPKTLVVLDYALLERIHYLLVAGYDIYGNIGHQLNSRLYMDFLRMEGELGFLTFLPERTRADEWKFWYRDASAEIEKFGEMYNQRVNRQTGIHFTTAHPKSELVGMLRQHLKPVLFPSYAIEKINNSHVRQQLTRLSRIQGVAVSWLPQNIIVSISDSGSTDPGDSSHQVVTLIHNNGLSNVSHLLFEQERRIPAEDTLTVVPGFLGAYPNALYHVEASQLQDFVSAVETLSSEEDYQALVRHFGVSRSHPDFWKHSDALRIAYQKESSIEAGLLDYNRLENR; encoded by the coding sequence ATGAACACTCGACCGTATGCCCAAATAATGTCCACCCTGCTTCTCACGATCATCGGCGGCGGGTGTACCCTCCTGGTCGGGCTACATCTCGATCAACAATTCGGGGAGTCCTCACCTCAAAACCGGTTGAACACCACACCAGGGGTCGAAATACGAACAGTGCAATATGTGGAGGATGTGAAACCCATTCTTGAGGCCCGGTGTATCGTGTGTCATGGCTGTTACGATGCTCCTTGCCAACTCGATCTCAGTGCACCGGAAGGAATCGAACGCGGTGCCAATAAGAATCTGGTGTATCATGCCGGAAGATTATTGGCCATGGAACCGACGCGGCTTTTTGTCGATGCCCAATCACCCGCTGAATGGCGGGAGAAACAATTTTATCCGGTATTAAACGAACGTGTGCAGACAAAAGAAGCCAACCTCAATGGGGGTTTGATGGCCAAAATGTTAGAACTGAAGCGTCAGCACCCCCTTCCCACGGTCAGTCCCCTACCAGCCGGTTTTGATTTTTCTCTTGAGCGTGCCCAATATTGCCCGACGGTTGAAGAGTTCGATGACTTCGCCGAGACTCATCCCTTATGGGGTATGCCCTATGGTTTACCGGATTTATCAGATCGGGAATACGGGACATTGAGGACGTGGTTGGAAGAAGGCGCAACCTATGAGGCTCCACCTCCAATAGGAGCAAGCCTTCTGGAATACATCTCGAAGTGGGAAACGTTTTTCAATGGGAATAGTCGTAAAGAACAGTTAATGAGTCGTTACCTCTATGAGCATTTATTCCTGGCCCATCTGTATTTTGAAAATGACAGCTCCGGATTATTTTTTCGTCTCGTTCGATCGACCACCCCACCAGGGAGACCCATCGACAGCATTGCCACGCGTCGTCCCTACGATGATCCGGAAGTTGCGCGCATTTATTATCGTTTTGAGCCGGTTCGGACGACCATTTTGGCCAAAACCCATATGCCCTATGTGCTCAACACGCAACGCATGGAGCGTTATCACACGCTCTTCTTAGCACCGGAATACGACGTTCCCACTCTCCCGTCTTATGACCCGGAGGCTTCGGCCAATCCCTTCGAAACGTTTGTACGCCTCCCGGTCAAATCCCGGTATCAGTTTCTGCTTGATGAAGCCGAGTTTACCATTATGAGTTTCATCAAAGGGCCCGTGTGTCGAGGACAAATCGCTCTCAACGTGATAAACGAGCACTTCTGGATTGTCTTCGGCAATCCTGAGAGTCCGGCTCTAGCCCAAAATTCCAAATTTCTCGAGAAGGAACAGCGGAATCTTCGGATGCCGACAGAACAGCAGAGTAATGCCGGAGCCCTGAAAAACTGGTTGGAGTATTCTCAATTAGAAAAGAATTATTTCGCAGGAAAAGTGGAGTATCTGCGACAACATCTCTCCACACCGGAAGAAATTTCTCTCGACCTCATTTGGGATGGCGACGGCCGGAATGCCAATGCAGCCCTCACGGTGTTTCGGCATTTAGATAATGCGACCGTCGTCAAGGGCTTTGTCGGCGATGAACCCAAAACACTGGTAGTCCTCGACTATGCGTTGCTTGAGCGCATTCACTACCTGCTGGTCGCGGGGTATGACATTTATGGCAATATCGGTCACCAGTTAAACTCCCGGCTTTATATGGATTTTTTGCGGATGGAAGGTGAACTGGGTTTTCTCACCTTCCTTCCCGAGCGCACGCGGGCAGACGAATGGAAATTCTGGTATCGAGACGCCAGTGCTGAAATAGAAAAATTTGGTGAAATGTACAACCAACGAGTGAATCGCCAAACAGGCATTCACTTTACCACCGCCCACCCCAAATCCGAATTGGTCGGGATGTTACGCCAACACCTCAAGCCCGTCTTATTCCCCTCTTATGCCATCGAGAAAATCAACAATTCGCACGTCCGTCAACAATTGACAAGACTCTCGCGCATCCAGGGTGTCGCCGTTTCCTGGTTACCACAAAACATCATTGTCTCAATCAGTGACAGCGGATCAACAGATCCCGGCGATTCGAGTCATCAGGTGGTGACCCTCATCCATAACAATGGCTTAAGCAATGTCTCCCATCTGCTCTTTGAACAGGAAAGGCGGATTCCCGCAGAAGATACCTTAACCGTGGTGCCGGGATTTTTGGGTGCCTATCCCAACGCCCTCTACCATGTCGAAGCATCACAATTACAAGATTTTGTCAGCGCCGTGGAAACCCTCAGCAGTGAGGAGGATTATCAAGCCCTGGTGCGTCATTTTGGTGTCAGCCGAAGCCATCCCGATTTCTGGAAACATAGTGATGCCTTACGGATTGCCTATCAAAAGGAGTCTTCGATTGAGGCAGGATTGTTGGACTATAATCGTCTGGAAAACCGGTAA
- a CDS encoding AI-2E family transporter, translated as MANQTTPPRNEEFTKNAVEAAIRIGLVVIWVGWCFLILRPFVIPIVWGLIIAVAIYPVYGSLRNLLHDSPRVSAILVTAGMLVILVWPAVLLGGLLVKNGEMIVNHLRDGTLTVPPPPQGLETWPLIGKPLANIWNLASVNIEGAFVQLEPQIRMLASWLLSMVTGTGLAILQFFVAVLIAGVLLAYSRSGHQLAHSIGRRLAGDRGTELATLAEATVRSVARGVLGVALIQSLFAGLGFFIAGIPAAGFWAFLCLILGIVQIGVWPIMIPVVIYVFLTQDTLTSVLFLIWSIFVSLLDNILKPIFLGRGLDVPMVVIFMGAIGGLLLSGIIGLFIGAVVLTLGYKLFLAWLEVDAPTHEDKAGKL; from the coding sequence ATGGCGAATCAAACGACTCCCCCAAGAAATGAAGAGTTTACGAAAAACGCGGTGGAGGCTGCGATCCGGATCGGCCTGGTCGTCATTTGGGTTGGATGGTGTTTTCTCATCCTGCGCCCTTTTGTCATCCCCATTGTCTGGGGTCTCATCATCGCCGTGGCCATCTATCCGGTGTATGGGTCTCTACGAAATCTGTTACATGATTCTCCTCGTGTGTCAGCCATATTGGTAACGGCCGGTATGTTGGTGATCCTGGTTTGGCCTGCAGTCCTGCTAGGAGGACTTCTCGTTAAAAATGGGGAAATGATTGTGAATCATTTGAGGGATGGGACACTCACAGTCCCCCCACCACCGCAGGGCCTTGAGACTTGGCCGTTGATTGGAAAACCTTTAGCCAATATCTGGAATCTGGCTTCCGTGAATATTGAGGGAGCCTTTGTCCAACTTGAACCCCAGATCAGGATGTTGGCAAGCTGGCTTCTGTCTATGGTCACAGGGACAGGTCTGGCAATCTTGCAATTTTTTGTGGCGGTATTGATTGCCGGGGTGCTCCTGGCTTACTCCAGGTCCGGCCATCAGCTCGCACATAGTATAGGTAGACGCCTGGCTGGAGACCGGGGAACCGAGCTTGCGACCCTTGCAGAAGCGACCGTGCGAAGCGTGGCGCGAGGCGTATTGGGGGTGGCCCTGATTCAGTCACTATTTGCAGGGTTGGGATTCTTCATTGCGGGAATCCCTGCAGCAGGATTCTGGGCATTTTTGTGTCTCATTCTTGGCATCGTGCAAATCGGCGTCTGGCCTATCATGATTCCGGTGGTCATTTACGTGTTTTTAACACAGGATACCCTGACATCTGTCCTATTTCTGATATGGTCAATTTTTGTCAGTCTGCTTGATAATATCCTCAAACCTATCTTTTTGGGACGCGGACTGGATGTCCCAATGGTGGTGATTTTCATGGGTGCCATCGGGGGATTACTCTTGTCAGGTATTATTGGCTTATTCATTGGAGCCGTGGTTTTAACGTTGGGGTATAAATTGTTCCTGGCATGGCTGGAAGTAGACGCGCCTACCCACGAGGACAAGGCGGGCAAATTATAA
- a CDS encoding class I SAM-dependent methyltransferase has product MNQERKTHWEDVYQATAAEELGWYQAHPTMSLNLIESTGVQKTDSLIDVGGGDSTLVDHLLDHGFMDVTVLDISPTALERAKARLGDRADLVTWIETDITDFRSSKTYYVWHDRAVFHFLTEAEDRGKYCETMNQSVSALGHVIMATFGYEAPPTCSELPVVRYSPEFLTLAIGSNFTFIESFEELHMTPGGNKQPFIYCRFTRQKP; this is encoded by the coding sequence ATGAATCAAGAGAGAAAAACACATTGGGAAGACGTGTACCAGGCCACGGCTGCAGAAGAGTTAGGCTGGTATCAGGCCCATCCGACCATGTCGTTGAACCTGATCGAGTCGACAGGCGTTCAGAAGACCGACAGCCTCATCGATGTGGGAGGAGGCGATTCGACATTGGTAGACCATCTCCTCGACCACGGCTTCATGGACGTCACCGTCCTCGATATTTCTCCCACCGCCTTGGAAAGAGCCAAAGCCAGGCTGGGTGATCGCGCGGATCTCGTGACTTGGATCGAAACCGATATCACTGATTTTCGTTCATCCAAGACGTATTATGTCTGGCACGATCGAGCCGTGTTTCATTTTCTGACGGAAGCGGAGGATCGAGGAAAATACTGCGAGACCATGAACCAGTCCGTGAGCGCACTAGGCCACGTAATCATGGCAACGTTTGGTTATGAGGCTCCACCAACATGCAGCGAATTACCGGTCGTTCGGTACTCCCCTGAATTTTTGACCTTAGCCATCGGAAGTAACTTTACCTTTATTGAGTCGTTCGAAGAGCTTCACATGACACCAGGGGGCAATAAGCAACCCTTTATCTATTGCCGCTTTACGAGACAGAAGCCTTGA
- a CDS encoding DMT family transporter, with product MHSPKGLGAVYGLSAAVLFGVTTPLLKLFLPVYDLLPVAGLLYVGAGLGLGLFEIILSSTGFSAPSQAETPIQKGDTGLLLGIILTGGIVGPLLMLYGLERIPAVVGSLLLNLEAPLTILLAVTLFREHMGKREVGAAMCIFVGAGLLSYGPGAVYYDWLGVISISGACLCWAVDNNLTQRLSLRSPLAVARIKGLSAGGFSLGLSWILGYELQDMTAIALIMVVGFVGYGVSVVLDIYALRILGAAREAAFFATAPFVGALAAVPILGEQWGLAEYLAGAAMAIGVGFLLREHHSHLHVHPGMEHDHVHTHTDPHHQHDHQEDVVGPHAHWHRHLPLQHDHGHMSDLHHRHEH from the coding sequence TTGCATAGTCCAAAGGGTTTGGGTGCGGTGTATGGGTTGAGCGCCGCGGTGCTCTTTGGAGTGACGACCCCTCTTCTCAAGCTGTTCCTTCCCGTGTATGACCTGCTCCCTGTAGCTGGCCTGTTATATGTAGGAGCGGGCCTCGGACTTGGTCTTTTTGAAATAATTTTGTCGTCTACGGGGTTTTCGGCCCCGTCCCAGGCCGAAACTCCCATTCAAAAAGGCGATACCGGGCTGTTACTGGGTATCATTCTGACAGGCGGAATTGTGGGCCCCCTTCTCATGCTCTATGGGCTGGAAAGGATTCCTGCCGTGGTCGGATCGCTCCTGCTCAACCTGGAAGCTCCTCTCACCATTCTTCTGGCCGTCACTCTTTTTCGGGAACATATGGGGAAACGAGAGGTTGGTGCAGCCATGTGTATTTTTGTCGGTGCAGGACTTCTCAGTTATGGCCCTGGAGCGGTCTATTATGACTGGTTAGGCGTCATTAGCATCAGTGGGGCCTGTCTGTGTTGGGCCGTGGATAATAATCTTACCCAGCGGCTGTCACTTCGAAGCCCGCTGGCTGTGGCGAGGATCAAGGGGTTGAGTGCAGGAGGATTTTCCCTGGGACTGTCATGGATACTGGGCTATGAACTTCAGGATATGACGGCAATCGCCCTGATCATGGTTGTAGGATTTGTGGGATATGGAGTCAGTGTCGTGCTGGACATCTATGCTCTCCGCATTCTCGGCGCCGCCCGGGAAGCCGCGTTCTTCGCCACGGCGCCGTTTGTCGGGGCCTTGGCTGCCGTGCCTATACTCGGAGAACAGTGGGGACTTGCGGAGTATCTGGCAGGTGCCGCTATGGCTATAGGGGTCGGGTTTCTTCTGCGAGAACATCACAGCCACCTTCACGTCCATCCAGGCATGGAACACGACCATGTCCACACCCACACCGACCCGCATCATCAACATGATCACCAGGAGGACGTCGTCGGGCCGCACGCCCATTGGCATCGGCATCTGCCGTTGCAACATGATCATGGACATATGTCGGACCTGCACCATCGACACGAGCACTAG
- a CDS encoding MerR family transcriptional regulator, translating to MDTIGVLSKKSGCHIETIRYYERIGLLSKPPRTEGGHRLYGKDQLKRLVFIRRSRELGFSLEEIRTLFRLVDGERYTCQEVKGVTEQHLREVSKKIADLRRLQKILRSISSQCEGGLVSDCPIIESLFAEKRLL from the coding sequence ATGGATACCATTGGAGTCCTGTCCAAAAAGTCCGGATGCCACATCGAGACCATCCGCTATTACGAGCGTATTGGTTTGCTGTCGAAACCACCGAGAACCGAAGGCGGACACCGTCTCTATGGCAAGGACCAACTCAAACGGTTGGTCTTTATCCGTCGCAGCCGGGAACTGGGTTTTTCGCTTGAGGAGATTCGCACACTGTTCAGGCTGGTTGACGGTGAGCGGTATACATGTCAGGAAGTGAAGGGGGTGACGGAGCAACATCTCAGGGAAGTCAGTAAGAAAATCGCAGATCTGCGAAGGCTTCAAAAAATACTTCGTTCGATTTCCTCCCAATGCGAAGGTGGTTTGGTTTCGGACTGTCCGATTATTGAATCGCTGTTTGCAGAAAAACGCCTATTATAA
- a CDS encoding GDCCVxC domain-containing (seleno)protein encodes MGVHAQRQSVIRCPQCGFQKAETMSSDSCQVRYECRKCATILKPKAGDCCVFCSYGTVPCPPQQTQHLDM; translated from the coding sequence ATGGGAGTACACGCACAACGACAATCCGTCATACGCTGCCCGCAATGCGGTTTTCAAAAGGCCGAAACCATGTCATCTGATTCCTGCCAAGTGAGGTATGAGTGCCGGAAGTGCGCGACAATTCTCAAACCCAAGGCAGGAGATTGTTGCGTCTTTTGTTCCTATGGAACGGTGCCTTGCCCGCCTCAGCAGACCCAGCATTTGGACATGTAA
- a CDS encoding class I SAM-dependent methyltransferase, producing MGGGDSTPVDNLLDQGFEYLTVLDISSTALERAKARLGAHALQVTWIEGDITVFPSSMTYDV from the coding sequence GTGGGAGGAGGCGATTCGACACCGGTTGATAACCTTCTCGATCAGGGATTCGAGTACCTCACTGTGCTTGATATTTCTTCCACCGCCCTGGAAAGAGCAAAAGCCAGGCTTGGCGCTCACGCGCTCCAGGTCACCTGGATTGAAGGCGATATCACCGTCTTTCCTTCTTCTATGACATATGATGTGTAG
- a CDS encoding family 16 glycoside hydrolase has product MGVLNGKEPVVMLFGRFLLFELVMALLVLLLYGPGSLWAFPTIGDEMNSHQTWSFDTDQAGTLPRNFVVGTTLDGRTAGEWKVIDMNDAMSWLDDLDRREHKRIEKVLQTLEAASPPHVLAQLKNRGFEQDYHVILVEGTTVTDSDLSVSLLPVAGKGDMGGGLIWRAQDAQNYYITRANPLEQNIRLYRVVKGVRYKLSNFDHIISVETWHTLQVKARGDRLQIIFDGQTVFDVRDETFQSGHIGLWTKADAVTFFDDLRLSVVK; this is encoded by the coding sequence ATGGGTGTTCTCAATGGTAAGGAACCAGTTGTGATGCTATTCGGGCGCTTTTTGCTGTTTGAGTTGGTGATGGCCTTGCTTGTCCTGCTGTTGTACGGTCCAGGCTCCTTATGGGCTTTCCCAACGATTGGGGATGAAATGAACTCTCATCAGACTTGGAGCTTCGACACCGATCAGGCAGGAACCCTTCCTCGGAACTTTGTGGTTGGAACCACATTGGATGGTCGAACAGCCGGGGAGTGGAAAGTCATCGACATGAACGATGCCATGAGCTGGCTGGATGATCTTGATCGAAGGGAACACAAACGAATCGAAAAGGTTCTTCAAACGCTTGAGGCAGCAAGTCCTCCCCATGTGCTGGCCCAACTCAAGAATCGTGGCTTCGAGCAGGATTATCATGTGATCTTGGTTGAGGGAACCACAGTCACCGATTCAGACCTCAGCGTGTCGCTTCTCCCTGTTGCGGGAAAAGGGGATATGGGAGGAGGGTTAATTTGGCGAGCCCAGGATGCTCAGAACTACTACATAACCCGAGCCAATCCGCTGGAGCAGAATATTCGGTTGTACCGGGTGGTGAAGGGGGTTCGCTACAAGCTGTCGAACTTTGACCACATCATTTCAGTCGAAACCTGGCACACTCTGCAGGTGAAGGCCCGAGGTGATCGTCTTCAGATCATCTTCGACGGGCAGACGGTGTTCGATGTTCGGGACGAGACGTTTCAATCCGGTCACATCGGGTTGTGGACGAAAGCAGATGCGGTCACATTTTTTGATGATCTCCGACTATCGGTAGTGAAGTAA